CTTTACACTTTAGCCTTAACGTCTGTTtggaaatattataaataaatattctcAGGAAATTTTGATTCCGTTGATATTTGGAATTTTGTTAATTATGAATAATTGTTATAATTAGTTTTATTCGTCATACCCACACACTCATGCTGGAGGTATACTTGTTCGGAATACAGCtttgtttaaacatatatttgataACCTTACAATTGTCTTCTATCTTAGCATGTTATCAAAAAAGGAAGGAAAACCATTCATCGATCGGGTATTTTTTCGTTGGCTTATTCAGATTTGTTTTGCTTTAAACAGACACAATATTCAATTATTAATAGTTTACGAAATTGATATTGTTGTTCACCCTTTTTCATAATATTGTGAGTACTTTACTCAGTGCTAATATAAACGGGACTTCTATTTCCAAAGAGGGTCGGAGGCTAATAGAGATTGTTTTagtcaacaaaaatatcttcAACTCGTATTGCATAATTGTGTGCCACTCTAACTGAAGCAAATAACACTTAAGGTTTTTAGTGTATATTAAGAAGTTCGTTTCGATAAACTTGATGTTAAAGATTTCTCTTATGAGTCATGAAATGAAAGTTGAAAGAGAAAATTAAGTTACTAATCTGCAACGAACTATTAAATATCTGACgttttaaaagaaatgaaatttttaataaacaaaatgtaatcCACGCAGTATTTTTTCGTAGATAATTAGTTTGAGTATATTATTTGTCAGAAACAATTACAGTGATGGCTTCATGGTTTTTGGCGGCCGGCGTCAGTGCTGCTGGTTAAGTAGTAGTGTAGGCTTAAGAGGGAGCGCTACCAGCTAATAACGTATACAGCCAGGCTCAGCCTCAGTCTCACAGGGAGACCGTCAGATGGTATAAAGGCAGGGGTTCGCACGCCAAACAATTACACCAATCCTACCATCCTCATAGCCTGAAACTTACCAGCGTGTGTGCATGGTCAGCTGACATTGTTCTCCGTGTCTCCAAGGACAAACTTATGCAGTATACTGGATCTTAGAAAACTGAAGTTGCGGAGTAAGATAAAAAAACTAATATACTAAATTCGCTATTAGTGTGTAGTGTTTAAAATCTAAACAAAGTGCACAGGAACTTTTTCAGGAACATTGAGTGTGACATTGTGTTGAACGCCAATATTTTACATACTGGCCATCAGACGTTTATAGAAGTGACACTGTAGACCGAAACTAACGTCAGATTGATTTCAGTTTGGGATAAATGGACATACGACGTCGAAAGTGCACTGAATCGAAATATTCAACGTAGATTTAAATCTGCATATGTTAGAATATAAGGACGAGTTATTTGACTTAACACGACGTCTTACTTGtttaacaaacaaaatcatacacaaaacattgttttcttgtaaaaaaaaacttgtcaGATGTGATGCTTTTATAGTGAAAGTAGATCCAACATGTTCAATTAGTTAAAACACAAGGTTTATTTGATTTCGATGGGATAATTCGATTAGCCAGGAAGAATAAACTTAAACGAATCTGTGTTAATATGGAATGGTCTAATGGAGGCGTGACTATCTAATTAACCGTAGCAGGTTGACGAGTAAGGTTTCCGGAACTCCCCGAGGATGATATAAAATCAGGAAGGGAAGCAGTATACAAATTCTGGACGATAATCAGGAGATCCGTTAACACGATAGCTTACCACTGGGACCAGAACTAACGTGATAATACCTGCGTTACACAATTACCTCCAGTAACGTTATCACACCTAGACCCAGGCAGGGGCGGCACATATCGGTTCTATCGGAGAGAGACACAGAAATCGATTTACTTGAGGTAGACAGCGGAAATACAGTTTTAACACGGCTGGTGTCAAACGTCAGAGAATCTACTTGACATTTCATCTATTGTGGATAGAGTAGAGCAATTGGTCTCTGTAAATGTATATTGGCACAGCTACCGGGAGTTAATGTATTACATGACTACATTTAAGATTTATATGTGATGGCATCACCGACTTCTAAACTTACGGCAATGTTAATGTTTTTTCCTTTCTCCGTAATTTAAATATACTGATGGGATTTAGCTAATGATGACAAACGTTGCGTTGTTGTTCATTAGTTAATCATGGCTTTCGGGAGGGCTTAATTTGTAAGGACCTAATTATTTGCACAAGACACATTGAATTGAGGTCAGGAACAAAACTGTTTCCAAACATATCGTGAACCATGGCTGATAGTATCAACACGAcgtatatattttcaaatgaaacgGACCCGGGTTTTTATCCAAAAAGTACTCTGGAACAATTCAGTGCTTGGTACGGAGGCATACACGGCTATTTAAGTTTGATTGTATGTTTTTTCGGGATTCCTACAAACTTTATAAATATCACAGTTTTGACCCGGAAGCACATGGAGACACCAATTAACCTTGTTTTGACATGGATGGCAGTATCGGATCTTTTGACCATGGCGTCATATGTTCCGTTTGCGATTCATTTCTACTGTAACCATCCGTCAACCTCCATTTCTCCAGATAAAAACAGCTTTAAATGGATGTCATACCTTTTATTTCACGTGAATTTTTCTGCAACGACACATACCATCTCAATTTGGCTCGGAGTTTCCCTGGCTATTTTCAGATATCATCATATCCAATCGCCGGAAACTGGAAATTTCGCGAGGATGAGGCGCTTGATTAAATCTCGAATTGTTATTTTTGGAATTATCACCGGTTCTGTGTTGCTTTTGATTCCGAACTATATGTCGACAAATTTAGAGTTACTCCGAGAAAATTCGTCGATGTATGTACTGGAGGATTTGAAGCTCGGTACAGAACATGTTAAACCTGTTGTTTTCTTGAATCTTTCTCTCTACAGTGTGGTTGCCAAATTCATCCCGTGCTTCCTCATGCTGGTGTACGGTGCCTTGTTATTGAGGACGCTTGACATGCAAGTGCGAATCAAACGCCGGAGGTTATCGAAACTTGGCGTTATAATACAGCGCCCCTTACATACGTCCCGTACAACCGTGATGCTTCTGGCCGTCCTTGTCCTGTTTTTGATCACGGAATTACCACAGGGCATTCTCATTGTCCTCAGCCTTATCCGTGCCGGCTTCTTCGAAGACGTTTATATCCCGCTTGGTGACGTCATGGATATTTTGGCGCTGGTAAACAATGGtgtgaatttcattttatattgttcTATGAACCGTGAATTTCGCAGGACACTGCTTCGAATGATGTGCACTATGTCTGCAGAAAGAAAATCTTCACTCGGCACCGAATTAATTACAGACTCCATGCGTAAATGTTCACTGTTGACAGACAGAAATGCATCAATTCGAAACGATTTCACACACGAGGACGTGCAGACGTTCAATCTGCGATGTAACGATGGCAACTCGGTAATGTCCGTATCTAC
The nucleotide sequence above comes from Argopecten irradians isolate NY chromosome 1, Ai_NY, whole genome shotgun sequence. Encoded proteins:
- the LOC138310142 gene encoding G-protein coupled receptor dmsr-1-like, coding for MADSINTTYIFSNETDPGFYPKSTLEQFSAWYGGIHGYLSLIVCFFGIPTNFINITVLTRKHMETPINLVLTWMAVSDLLTMASYVPFAIHFYCNHPSTSISPDKNSFKWMSYLLFHVNFSATTHTISIWLGVSLAIFRYHHIQSPETGNFARMRRLIKSRIVIFGIITGSVLLLIPNYMSTNLELLRENSSMYVLEDLKLGTEHVKPVVFLNLSLYSVVAKFIPCFLMLVYGALLLRTLDMQVRIKRRRLSKLGVIIQRPLHTSRTTVMLLAVLVLFLITELPQGILIVLSLIRAGFFEDVYIPLGDVMDILALVNNGVNFILYCSMNREFRRTLLRMMCTMSAERKSSLGTELITDSMRKCSLLTDRNASIRNDFTHEDVQTFNLRCNDGNSVMSVSTQRTVTAEKHAGTYHNI